In Primulina huaijiensis isolate GDHJ02 chromosome 16, ASM1229523v2, whole genome shotgun sequence, a single genomic region encodes these proteins:
- the LOC140961376 gene encoding uncharacterized protein: protein MVKSYLRYEAAASFGVIVSVDCNITYDASGKHLVVGALEKLGVWNVRQGICTKFLAPTPSSSTRGRSLAVTSIAASSSPSLIASGYADGSIRMWDSEKETCETTLNGHKKAVTVLRYNKIGSLLASGSKDNDIILWDVVGEAGLFRLCGHRDQVTDLVFLDAGKKLVSSSKDKFLRVWDLETQHCIQIVSGHHSEIWSIDVDPTESYLVSGSGDPELRFFSVKRDLDEKKFRPDNTEFGVDNAKNFVSNKWEVLKPFGEVLRQNKDRVAAVRFNKLGNMLACQVSGTMVELFRVLGDSESRRKAKRRINRKERKSSEGKSELAENGNSVVEEASEILVTAPDVFKLFQTVRARKKISSMSFCPVTSKSSLATIALSLNNNLLEIYSIDSMETTKTSVVELQGHRSDVRSVTLSSDNTLLMSTSHSAIKFWNPSTGSCLRTIDSGYGICGLFVPGNKYAIIGTKSGMLEIIDVRSGACLEVVEAHGGPVNSIVATVDGFVTGSADHDVKFWEYQTTTNPGQDSKQLAVSPVRNLNMGDDVVVIAVSPEGKHIAVALLNFKVKVFFMDSLKLFLPLYGHNSLVLCMDISSDGDLIVTGSSNKDLKVWGLDFGNIRSSTYAHEDSVMAVKFVRNTHYVFSVGKDSLVKYWDADKLELLLTLEGHHSAIWCLAISNRGDFLVTGSHDRSIRRWDRTEEPFFIEEEKEKRFEEMLESEREKSYAPNEDPPDEGAVALAGKRTGETVTAVDSMLEALDIAEEELKRISDYEVEKSHGKHSDFRPNMLMLGLSPSEYVLRAVSGVRTNDLEQALLALPFLDSLRILSYLKDWVNTPDKVELVCRVATMILQIHHNQLVATVSARPILSVLKGILHSRIKECKDTLGVNLAAMEHLKHMMATKSDAPFRDAKTKLLEIRSQYLKRAESRTQTKEERRKKKKKKMDNDHVWS, encoded by the exons ATGGTGAAGTCGTACCTAAGGTACGAGGCGGCGGCGTCTTTCGGTGTTATAGTCTCGGTGGACTGCAATATAACGTACGACGCATCCGGCAAGCACCTCGTGGTGGGTGCCCTCGAGAAATTAGGCGTGTGGAATGTGCGCCAAGGAATTTGCACGAAGTTCCTGGCTCCCACTCCTTCCTCCTCCACCCGTGGCCGCTCCCTAGCCGTCACCTCCATCGCCGCTTCTTCGTCTCCTTCTCTA ATAGCAAGTGGCTACGCTGATGGCAGTATAAGAATGTGGGACAGCGAGAAAGAAACATGTGAAACCACTTTGAATGGACATAAAAAGGCCGTGACAGTCCTTCGCTACAACAAGATTGGATCTTTGCTTGCTTCTGGAAGCAAAGACaatgatattattttatgggATGTGGTTGGGGAGGCAGGGCTCTTTCGCCTTTGTGGGCACCGTGACCAG GTTACTGACCTTGTTTTCCTTGATGCTGGTAAAAAACTGGTCAGTTCTTCAAAGGACAAATTCTTGAGGGTTTGGGATCTTGAAACGCAGCATTGTATTCAGATTGTTAGTGGTCATCATAGTGAAATTTGGTCCATCGATGTTGACCCCACTGAAAGTTACCTAGTTTCTGGGTCGGGGGACCCGGAGCTCCGGTTTTTTAGTGTAAAACGAGATTTGGATGAAAAAAAGTTTCGACCAGATAATACCGAATTTGGAGTGGATAATGCTAAAAATTTTGTTTCGAACAAATGGGAAGTTTTGAAGCCTTTTGGTGAAGTACTGCGTCAAAACAAGGATAGAGTGGCTGCAGTTCGGTTCAATAAGCTTGGAAACATGCTGGCTTGCCAGGTTTCTGGGACGATGGTGGAGCTGTTTCGTGTGTTGGGTGATTCAGAGTCCAGACGAAAAGCAAAGAGAAGAATAAATAGAAAGGAGAGAAAATCTTCTGAAGGAAAATCCGAGCTAGCCGAAAATGGTAATTCTGTAGTTGAAGAAGCTAGTGAGATCCTTGTCACAGCCCCTGATGTGTTTAAGCTTTTCCAGACTGTACGAGCTAGGAAAAAAATAAGCTCCATGTCTTTCTGTCCTGTTACTTCAAAAAGTTCTCTGGCTACAATAGCATTATCTTTGAACAATAATTTACTGGAAATTTACTCAATTGACAGCATGGAAACTACTAAAACAAGCGTCGTTGAGCTCCAAGGACATCGATCTGATGTGAGAAGCGTCACACTTAGTTCAGATAATACTCTATTGATGTCGACAAGTCATAGTgctattaaattttggaatccGAGTACAGGATCTTGCCTTCGAACTATTGATTCAGGATATGGAATATGTGGCCTATTTGTGCCTGGCAATAAATATGCGATTATTGGTACAAAAAGTGGTATGCTAGAGATCATTGATGTTCGGAGTGGTGCTTGTCTGGAAGTAGTTGAGGCTCATGGTGGTCCGGTTAATTCTATTGTTGCAACTGTAGATGGTTTTGTGACAGGTAGTGCAGACCATGATGTCAAGTTTTGGGAGTATCAGACTACGACGAATCCTGGCCAA GATTCAAAACAATTGGCTGTGTCTCCAGTGAGGAATCTGAATATGGGGGATGATGTTGTGGTTATTGCTGTTAGCCCGGAGGGTAAACATATCGCTGTTGCCCTGTTGAATTTCAAAGTGAAG GTTTTCTTCATGGATTCACTCAAGTTATTTCTCCCCCTCTATGGGCACAATAGTCTTGTGCTATGTATGGACATATCTTCTGATGGTGATTTGATTGTTACTGGCTCTTCAAACAAAGATTTGAAGGTTTGGGGTCTTGATTTTGGTAACATACGTAGTTCTACTTATGCCCATGAGGATAG TGTAATGGCGGTTAAGTTTGTCAGAAATACCCATTATGTGTTCAGTGTGGGGAAAGACAGCCTGGTGAAATATTGGGATGCAGACAAGTTAGAATTGCTTTTAACTCTTGAAGGTCATCATTCTGCAATCTGGTGTCTTGCCATCAGCAATCGTGGAGATTTTCTTGTAACAGGATCTCATGATAGATCTATCCGACGTTGGGATCGTACAGAAGAACCTTTCTTTATTGAA GAAGAGAAGGAAAAGAGGTTTGAAGAGATGCTTGAATCTGAGAGAGAGAAGAGCTATGCACCAAATGAGGACCCTCCAGATGAGGGAGCTGTGGCATTAGCAGGGAAGAGAACCGGAGAAACTGTGACAGCAGTTGACTCTATGCTGGAAGCGCTAGACATAGCAGAGGAAGAACTTAAACGAATTTCTGATTATGAG gttgAAAAATCTCATGGGAAACATTCTGATTTCAGGCCAAACATGCTTATGCTTGGTCTTTCTCCATCAGAATATGTTTTGCGTGCAGTTTCTGGCGTTCGCACCAATGATTTAGAGCAGGCATTGCTG GCTCTGCCATTCTTAGATTCTTTGAGGATTTTGTCTTATTTGAAAGATTGGGTCAATACTCCTGATAAG GTTGAGCTTGTCTGTCGAGTTGCTACAATGATATTGCAGATCCATCATAATCAGCTAGTGGCTACTGTGTCTGCCAGACCTATATTATCCGTTCTGAAAGGAATCTTGCATTCAAGGATCAAG GAATGCAAAGATACCTTAGGCGTCAATTTAGCAGCAATGGAACATCTCAAG CATATGATGGCCACAAAGTCAGATGCACCCTTTCGAGATGCAAAAACTAAGTTATTGGAGATACGCTCACAGTATTTGAAACGTGCTGAATCGAGGACACAAACAAAGGAAGAAAggaggaaaaagaagaagaaaaagatggACAATGATCATGTTTGGTCATGA
- the LOC140960699 gene encoding zinc finger protein ZAT5-like, translated as MKGKRDKRPRSGSPLALTMATSSSSTDNIGGHSTGSSVLSDISGSSEHYLTLTSGEFKQSKEEDMANCLIHLAKGRRLVSSPTVAGAAKFYRCKTCNKRYSSFQALGGHRASHKKPIIKPFTTTVEDENPFSLKIRNRSLVLGSGTLNKSRVHACSICGAEFASGQALGCHMRRHRPSENSRHSESHEEKNPRKMLLLDLNLPAPEELFFSATPLINCHYN; from the coding sequence ATGAAAGGAAAACGTGACAAGAGACCAAGATCGGGTTCACCTCTTGCATTAACTATGGCCACAAGCTCATCTAGCACCGACAACATCGGCGGTCATAGCACCGGCAGCAGCGTTCTGAGTGACATTTCCGGCAGTTCTGAGCACTACTTGACGTTAACTTCCGGTGAGTTCAAGCAAAGCAAAGAAGAAGACATGGCGAATTGTTTGATTCACTTGGCCAAAGGCCGCCGCCTGGTGTCATCGCCGACCGTGGCGGGGGCTGCAAAGTTTTACCGCTGCAAGACGTGTAACAAGAGGTATTCTTCATTCCAAGCATTAGGTGGCCACCGAGCCAGCCACAAAAAACCCATAATCAAGCCATTCACAACAACCGTAGAGGATGAAAACCCATTTTCGCTCAAAATCAGGAACAGAAGTCTAGTCTTAGGCAGCGGCACATTAAACAAGTCTAGGGTTCATGCGTGTTCAATATGCGGTGCTGAATTCGCCTCCGGCCAAGCCTTGGGTTGCCACATGCGGCGGCACAGGCCGTCGGAAAACAGCAGGCACAGCGAGTCTCACGAAGAGAAGAATCCCCGGAAAATGTTGTTATTAGACCTTAATCTTCCAGCCCCGGAAGAACTATTCTTCTCCGCCACTCCTCTAATCAACTGTCATTATAATTAG